TTTGGCGTTTGAGGCTAATAATTTCATGGTACAAGGAAACGCCATTTTTTCTGGCTCTCAAGTGCTGGGCGTTCTCTTCAAACTCTCGCTTTAAACCTTCGGCGTGGCGCTCGGTGGTATTATGGTAGCAAGTGTATGATTCACTGCTTGCACCTTTTTGGATGTAGTCGATCAATTGGCTAAAGGTGGCTTTCTTTCGGCTCATGCTTTTAATGATCATGCTGTCGGTGTCTGGTAATACGCTAAAACAATATCTTCGAGTTTCTTAATCTCTCTGAGTAATCCATTTTCATCCGCTAGCCGTTTGATGGTGTTGGAGTGGTGGGCTATTTGATTAATGTTGTTTGCCACATTCCGAAAGATAAAGCGCATTTCTTGCATTTCGTGGAGTTGTTCAGGGGTAAAAAGTGGGGCTTGCTGGTAGTAGGCAAGTGCCATATTTTTTATAAGGGTCGTTATTTTTACGCCTTCTTTGTTGGCTCTTTTTTCAAACGCCTCGTATTCTTTTACGCTCAAGGTAAGGTTTACTTGCTTGGCGTGTTTTTTATACTCGGCTTTGTAGGCTTTTAAATAGGCTTTTCGGTTTTCTTTAATACTTGTTTCGTTGTTTTCGCTCATAGGTATTGTGCTAGCAAGGGGGGTTAGGGTTTCCAAAGGGACGGGGGGACTTTTCCCCCGTGTCCTTTTGGTGGGGGGTTTTCAAGGGGTCATACGCCCTTGAAGCGGGTCAAGGGTGCAACCCTGCAAGAGGCAATTCTGACGGAATACGGTGTACTTTGTACCCGTTTTCCTAGGAACTTGCAATCTCGCTATACAAGACAGTCGCAGTGTCTAGTTATAGTGGTTATTCCTAGGAATGCAAGAGGGGCAAGTGAAAAGGGGGTGAAGAAGTGGAGGTATGAGGAAAAAATGAGCCTGAAGAGTTAGTACTCTTCAGGCAGTAACAGGCAAATAGTCGCCCCGTCGTCAATGAGCCAAACCGGGGTTTGGTCGATGGTCAGTTTCTGGAGATAATCAAGGGGCTGAGTTTTGGCATTTTCAAAGTATATGGGTAATAAATATCCTAAAAAGAGTTGAGCATAGTGGTAGTTATTCTCTGGGTTATTCTCATTCACGAGAGCTTGAACTCATGGAGTCATATAAGCAGGTTTTAGATAAAAATTAAAATCCTCTTTCAAACCACCTTCAGAAAAATTAGGCTGGCTCATTTCGCATTCAATACGATGTTGAAAAAAATCAAGTGCTTTCATAGAAGAAAAATTAAGAAATAAAAGCCATTCTTTGAAAACGCCACAAGCGAAAAAAAGCAAGGTGGAGATTGCCCAAACAATACGACCTTGCTTTTTTAAGGTGGCGTTAGAATCAAAAGGGTTTTAAGTCTTAAAGGGTAAAAAATTGACTTTCAAATAAAAAGCATAGACTCTAAGGTGTCACTTAGTAACACCTTTAAAGATTATGGAAACCACGATCAACACCACCCCTTCACGGGCGGGGGTAGGTACTACCTCCATTAAGCTCGGCAATCGTAAAGAAACCCTTGCACAGTTAGCCAAGTACAAGAAACGCTCTTTACACAGTTTGGTACTAGAAGCCGTCGATAACTACATGGAGCAAGAGCAAGCACGATTGGAATATGAAGCTCAAGCGGTGCGCTCATACGAGAATTTTCAAGCCACAGGATTACATCTCACCCTTGATGAGTTGGAGAGCTGGGCAAAAAATTTGAATAGTAAAAATCCGCAAAGTTTGCCGTTATGCCACACGTAATTTTATCACCTGAGGCACGCAACGATATTGAACGCTTTGCAAATTTTTTGATTGAAAATGAAGCCATTGAACAAGCTCAGCAAGTCTTTATGGTCATAGCGGAAGCCCTGCGGGTCTTGGAACATAGCCCACAAGCAGGGCGAGCCTATACCCTTGAAAAATTGCCTCATGCTCGTGAGTTGATTATTAAATACGGTAAAAGCGGGTATGTAGCATTGTATACCTTTGAAGCCGAAAGAAATTTAGTCATTATTCACGCTATTCGCCACCAAAGAGAGCTAGGCTACAAGTTCTGAACTCACTAAGGTTAAGAGGAATCTTTAAGAGCCTTTCAAGCGCTTGTAGGCGTCCTGTACTCGTTTAAATTCTTGTTCCATTGCCTCCCGTATCGTGGGGGGTTTACCCGTCCATTTGTCGGGGTGGAGGCGTTGGGATTCTCGGCGGTAGGCTTTCAGTAAATCGTCTTGCGTCCATCCCGTATGGAGTCCTAAAACCTCTTCAGGGGTTCGAGTGTCTGGCTCATGGGTTTGGGGTGGTTTTTGTTGGTGTTGCTCTCGGTGCTGGTGGTTTGCCTGTTCTTGTCGGTGTCTTCTGGCTTCTTCTTCCCTCTGGCGTTGCTGGTCGTCTCGTTGTTGGTGGCGGGTGGTCTGTTCCTGTTGGTGTTGCTGATGGTGTCGGGCTTGGGCTTCTTGTTGGCGTTTTCGCTCTTGTTCCTGTCTCAAGTAGGCTCGATCTCGCCCGAACTCTGCCAAACGCTCATACAAACGGGCAATAAGTCCAAACAAGGGCTGGATAAACGCCAACCCTAGCCCTACAAAAAAGCCGTTGAGCATAGCTTCATTGGAAAACAGCACAATGAAACAGCTCAACAACCATCCTCCGTAGACATACCAGAAAATAGGCATAAGCAAGCAGCTCCCCTTGGCATACTTCCAAAGTTTAAAGCCTGCCCCTGAGATGAAGCCAAGAAGTAAAGCAGGGAAAAAATCGGGAGGAAACCACAGAAAAAAGGTTTGCATGGGGAAAGTTTGGTGTTTGGAAAATACCCGCCATAATAGCCGTAAAGTGCTTTATTTTACGAGACTATGAGTGAACCTATGGTTTGGTATTCCTTTTCTGAGAAAGACGCTCAAAACGGTTTTGAGGCGGTTATAGAACAGGCTATGGAAGTACCTGTCATGATTACTCGTGAAAATCGTCCGCTCGTGTATGTTTTGAGTCCTCAAGCTCTCGAAGATCTCATTGATGGGTATTTAGCAAAAGAGGCAGAACGAGAGGGGTTCTTGAGTGTGGAGGAAACCGAAAAAGCGTTGAGTGCTTTTCGCTCAATAAAGGCAAAAGGAGATGACCAAACGAATGTTGGCAAACTCCCACCATGCCAGTAATCTTTTTTGCCACTCTCCCGCACCTTCACAAAAACCGCCAAAAAATGCCCGCCACGCCATTTTCTATGGGTGGGTGCTACCTGTATACCTAAATAGCTAGAAAACGCTTGCAAAGGCTAAATAAACGCTGAATCTTGAGGCTTGCGGGGTATGGGGTGCAACCCCATAAAAGCGATAGCGTAAAAACACACACAACAACAGCATTTTAAAAAGTTATTCACAGGCAAAAATGAAAATCTCCCTTTGTGTGTTTTATATATTTAACATCTTTAATACTTTAAGGGGTGCAGAAGGTATTGATTTCAAGCGGTTTTTCATATCGAACTATGGACAAAAACAGGGTGAACTATGGACAAAAACAGGGTGAACTATGGACAAAAACAGGGTGAACTATGGACAAAAACAGGGTGAACTATGGACAAAAACAGGGTGAACTATGGACAATACACGAAGTAAGACCATATATTGACAAAAATTTAGTTTGACTATATTGTAATTTAAGTATTTTTTCTTATGTGAATCATTGCTGTGTTTCCTCCTGATGAAGTCCAAAAAAATATAGTTTTACGGCGAAGTAATGAGCTAATAGAGGCTCGGTATAAGCTCAGTCTTGAAGAGCAAAGGCTTGTTTTACTTCTTTCAAGCTTGATTCATCCCGATGATGAAGATTTTAAAAGCTATGAAATTCGAGTGGCAGATTTTGCCAAAATGTTCAGTCTTGAAAAAAGAAAAGCCATTTACTCAGAAGTAGAAGCAGCTTCTGAAAGATTAACCAGAAGAAATATAGAGTTGAGTCGAGATGGGAAAAAATCTATGCTGCTTGGCTTTCTTATGTTGAATATGTAGAAGGCTCTGGGGTAATAAGGGTTGAATTTCATAAATCACTAAAACCCTATTTACTCCAGCTTCATAAAAGCTTTACTCAATACAAACTCAATCATGTGATGAGCTTTAAAAGTTCGTACAGTATTCGATTGTATGAGCTTTTAAAAATGGAGGTTTGGAAGGCAGAAAAAGCCAATAAAAGTAGTTTTGAACGGGTTTTTACTTTAGAAGAGTATAGGGATTTACTCGGAATTAATAAAAAAGAATACTTGGTTTTTGCAGACTTTAGAAAACGAGTAATTGAGCCAACAGTCAAAGAGATTTCAGATAATACC
This is a stretch of genomic DNA from Thiofilum sp.. It encodes these proteins:
- a CDS encoding J domain-containing protein, with product MPIFWYVYGGWLLSCFIVLFSNEAMLNGFFVGLGLAFIQPLFGLIARLYERLAEFGRDRAYLRQEQERKRQQEAQARHHQQHQQEQTTRHQQRDDQQRQREEEARRHRQEQANHQHREQHQQKPPQTHEPDTRTPEEVLGLHTGWTQDDLLKAYRRESQRLHPDKWTGKPPTIREAMEQEFKRVQDAYKRLKGS
- a CDS encoding type II toxin-antitoxin system RelE/ParE family toxin; the protein is MPHVILSPEARNDIERFANFLIENEAIEQAQQVFMVIAEALRVLEHSPQAGRAYTLEKLPHARELIIKYGKSGYVALYTFEAERNLVIIHAIRHQRELGYKF
- a CDS encoding CopG family transcriptional regulator — protein: METTINTTPSRAGVGTTSIKLGNRKETLAQLAKYKKRSLHSLVLEAVDNYMEQEQARLEYEAQAVRSYENFQATGLHLTLDELESWAKNLNSKNPQSLPLCHT
- the mobC gene encoding plasmid mobilization relaxosome protein MobC, whose product is MSENNETSIKENRKAYLKAYKAEYKKHAKQVNLTLSVKEYEAFEKRANKEGVKITTLIKNMALAYYQQAPLFTPEQLHEMQEMRFIFRNVANNINQIAHHSNTIKRLADENGLLREIKKLEDIVLAYYQTPTA